A genomic window from Corynebacterium fournieri includes:
- a CDS encoding choice-of-anchor M domain-containing protein, translating to MLKNGFISVALLLVALVASPLAQAEAQRLDQGHIDAFNVTSDGGALTLDLKEDVTGSHVRHDPADVELVVGADSFTEETANVPEIGAAGYMLPQTQRADLIWPGWDTQEARDVGAVDLEFVEVSGPGEVYLFQTGSFGSFEPVLKDGSPRLATGSVIAQDHPAHVHANWLFTEPGTYEMRVVANGGGASSNEATYTWVVGDGEAKPAAAADTDKSSATPTSKAAASKEAAPKATKSTTAPKASTAAKSAPSQAATSSTAAAANAGGGPAQPGALSSEGTRPDELAETGTTVMTVPFAVLGLGVAVFGAAMCFLDTALRRRLLGLVGGQQ from the coding sequence GTGTTGAAAAATGGTTTCATTAGTGTCGCGTTGCTGCTCGTCGCCCTTGTTGCGTCTCCGCTGGCGCAGGCCGAGGCGCAACGCCTGGATCAGGGCCACATCGACGCCTTCAACGTCACCTCGGACGGTGGGGCGCTGACCCTGGATCTGAAGGAAGATGTCACCGGCTCGCACGTGCGCCACGACCCGGCGGACGTGGAGCTAGTTGTCGGCGCCGACTCGTTCACTGAGGAGACGGCGAATGTGCCGGAGATCGGTGCGGCGGGCTACATGCTGCCGCAGACCCAGCGCGCTGATTTGATTTGGCCGGGGTGGGACACGCAGGAGGCGCGCGATGTAGGCGCGGTGGACCTGGAGTTTGTAGAGGTCTCCGGCCCCGGCGAGGTCTACCTGTTCCAGACCGGCAGCTTCGGTTCCTTCGAGCCGGTGCTCAAGGATGGCTCGCCGCGCTTGGCCACTGGCTCGGTGATCGCGCAGGATCACCCGGCGCACGTGCACGCGAACTGGCTGTTTACCGAGCCCGGCACCTACGAAATGCGCGTGGTGGCCAACGGCGGCGGCGCGAGCTCCAACGAGGCCACCTACACCTGGGTCGTGGGCGATGGGGAGGCGAAGCCTGCGGCCGCCGCCGACACTGACAAGTCGAGCGCAACGCCCACGTCGAAGGCGGCCGCGTCAAAGGAGGCCGCGCCCAAAGCGACCAAGTCGACCACGGCGCCCAAGGCGAGCACGGCTGCCAAGTCAGCCCCCTCGCAGGCGGCGACCTCGTCCACCGCGGCGGCCGCGAATGCCGGCGGCGGCCCTGCCCAGCCGGGGGCGTTGTCGAGCGAGGGCACCCGCCCGGACGAGCTCGCCGAGACCGGCACGACGGTGATGACCGTCCCGTTCGCCGTCCTCGGCCTGGGTGTGGCGGTGTTTGGCGCGGCGATGTGCTTTTTGGATACCGCGCTGCGCCGCCGCCTGCTCGGCCTTGTGGGAGGCCAACAGTGA
- a CDS encoding anchored repeat ABC transporter, substrate-binding protein: MKRVAAALAAAGLLAGCAQSPAEGDGRVKVVASTSILADVVDNVAGDAAEVTPLMRRGADPHAYEPTLHNTRDIAYADAVFTNGLLLEPQSLTRTIDATARPGARVVALAEQTQRYGYAPIPLVEDASLDTVWLGLRFAADLPRTAVAELELVDASGPGTASAFILGTFGTPELLFDSTGGETTLPVDAHTHVSWAFSAPGVYELRLHATVRDAVGAPMRSEAEQTVTLVVGQDPAQAAPGKHAVERGHVDIATVADNDNTQLTLRTDDEGDLDPAGSVVVVPSKTLQPIPPQREFRFLGDPGEETYLLPQAVLGRHVHGELDPHIWHDPAAMDAVVQVVRDELSAADPRHASAYADNAERYRAQLKQVAQEVREQLDQVPEANRNLITTHHGYAYLARAYGLRVAGFVTPNPSVEPSPRDLMALSRTLENLGVPAVFVEHGNEDETPVLNETAASHGVEVCPIWGDTLDPPGEGPAQTYVDLVRANGASISKCLKGQP, translated from the coding sequence GTGAAACGCGTAGCGGCGGCGCTGGCTGCTGCTGGCCTGCTCGCGGGGTGTGCGCAGTCCCCGGCGGAGGGGGACGGGCGGGTGAAGGTGGTGGCGTCGACAAGCATTCTTGCGGATGTGGTGGACAACGTCGCCGGCGACGCCGCGGAGGTGACCCCGCTGATGCGCCGCGGCGCGGATCCGCACGCCTACGAGCCGACGCTGCATAACACCCGCGATATCGCGTACGCGGACGCGGTGTTTACGAACGGTCTGCTGTTGGAGCCGCAGTCGCTTACCCGCACGATCGATGCGACGGCGCGGCCCGGGGCGCGTGTGGTGGCTTTGGCGGAGCAGACGCAGCGCTACGGCTACGCGCCGATTCCGCTGGTGGAGGACGCGAGTCTGGACACGGTGTGGCTGGGGTTGCGGTTTGCGGCGGATCTGCCGCGCACGGCGGTGGCGGAGCTTGAGCTTGTCGACGCCTCCGGTCCCGGCACCGCTTCCGCCTTCATCCTGGGCACGTTTGGCACTCCGGAGCTGTTGTTTGATTCCACCGGAGGCGAGACCACGCTGCCGGTGGACGCGCACACCCACGTCAGCTGGGCTTTTTCGGCCCCCGGCGTGTACGAGCTGCGGCTGCACGCGACGGTGCGCGATGCCGTCGGCGCGCCGATGCGCAGTGAGGCGGAGCAGACGGTCACGCTGGTTGTCGGCCAGGATCCGGCGCAGGCCGCCCCGGGCAAGCATGCGGTGGAGCGCGGGCACGTGGACATTGCCACGGTCGCCGACAACGACAACACGCAGCTGACCCTGCGCACGGACGATGAGGGCGACCTGGACCCCGCGGGCTCGGTGGTCGTGGTGCCGTCGAAGACGCTGCAGCCGATCCCGCCGCAGCGCGAGTTCCGCTTCCTCGGCGACCCGGGAGAGGAGACGTACCTGCTGCCGCAGGCGGTGCTGGGCCGCCACGTCCACGGGGAGCTGGATCCGCACATCTGGCACGACCCGGCCGCGATGGACGCGGTGGTGCAGGTGGTGCGCGACGAGCTGTCCGCGGCGGATCCGCGCCACGCCAGCGCGTACGCCGACAACGCGGAGCGCTACCGTGCCCAGCTCAAGCAGGTGGCGCAGGAGGTGCGCGAGCAGCTCGACCAGGTCCCGGAGGCCAACCGCAACCTGATCACCACCCACCACGGATACGCGTATCTGGCGCGCGCGTACGGGCTGCGCGTGGCCGGGTTTGTCACCCCGAACCCGAGCGTGGAGCCGAGCCCGCGCGACCTGATGGCGTTGTCGCGCACGCTGGAGAACTTGGGTGTGCCGGCGGTGTTCGTCGAGCACGGCAACGAAGACGAAACGCCCGTTTTGAACGAAACCGCTGCCTCGCACGGGGTTGAGGTGTGCCCGATCTGGGGCGACACCTTGGACCCGCCGGGGGAGGGGCCTGCGCAGACGTATGTGGATCTGGTGCGGGCCAATGGGGCGTCGATAAGCAAATGTTTGAAAGGACAACCATGA
- a CDS encoding choice-of-anchor M domain-containing protein, which yields MKIPAIITAAMIAAAPVAAAQVPDNDPALQQVVGADEQVVPLGERAVIDAGHADLGPVFADGKMQFLVRDDTQDTPVWRHLEDVVFAVGDGAKQTLPETDQFAFTGAKPGAEVWVIPQTEVAGVPWLGWNSQAPSLLERSANGMSLEFGGHEGPGQFSLFVQPGGFHEPQQLWNEQEPGTQSMWVEPNTHTHANWVFTEPGAHLVGVRATVEDQDGTVHTDEQVVRIAVGVDPAEAADATFGEFRAEGQAGAEQQNNGLKIGLLAGAGVLLLALIALFVVRGRR from the coding sequence ATGAAGATTCCCGCCATTATCACCGCCGCAATGATCGCGGCCGCACCCGTCGCTGCCGCGCAGGTGCCGGACAACGACCCGGCGTTGCAGCAGGTCGTCGGCGCCGACGAGCAGGTCGTCCCGCTGGGCGAGCGCGCCGTCATCGACGCTGGCCACGCGGACCTGGGCCCCGTCTTCGCCGACGGCAAAATGCAGTTCCTGGTGCGCGACGACACGCAGGACACGCCCGTGTGGCGCCACCTCGAGGACGTGGTCTTCGCCGTCGGCGACGGCGCGAAGCAGACTCTGCCGGAGACCGACCAGTTTGCGTTCACCGGTGCGAAGCCGGGGGCCGAGGTGTGGGTGATCCCGCAGACTGAGGTTGCCGGCGTGCCGTGGCTGGGGTGGAACTCGCAGGCGCCGTCGCTTCTGGAACGCTCCGCCAACGGGATGAGCCTGGAGTTCGGCGGGCACGAGGGCCCGGGCCAGTTCTCCCTGTTTGTCCAGCCCGGCGGGTTCCACGAGCCGCAGCAGCTGTGGAACGAGCAGGAACCCGGCACGCAGTCGATGTGGGTGGAGCCGAACACGCACACCCACGCCAACTGGGTGTTCACCGAGCCGGGCGCCCACCTGGTGGGGGTGCGCGCGACGGTGGAGGACCAAGATGGCACCGTGCACACCGACGAGCAGGTCGTGCGTATCGCCGTGGGTGTGGACCCGGCGGAGGCGGCGGATGCGACGTTCGGCGAATTCCGGGCTGAGGGGCAGGCCGGCGCAGAGCAGCAGAACAACGGCCTGAAAATCGGGCTGCTGGCGGGCGCGGGCGTGCTGCTTCTCGCTTTGATTGCGCTGTTTGTTGTGCGGGGCCGCCGATGA
- a CDS encoding anchored repeat-type ABC transporter ATP-binding subunit: MRRIEVRDLAVSYPGRDVFRGVDLTLRGGEFVGLLGPNGAGKTTLMRAVLGLIPADAGTVSAGRRPVRKVVGYVPQAHNVAWDFPIDVYDATLNATLGQRPWWQRAGEREHRAAERALEMVNLTDLAARPIHDLSGGQRQRVLIARALVRRPGMLLLDEPFTGLDIPTTEHLLRLFRRLVDRGLGVVMSTHNIAEAIDSCDRLVLFNRGVVADAATHELNDDAPWTRTFSVDEDSPWLRGVRAHLEAVRA, encoded by the coding sequence ATGAGAAGGATTGAGGTGCGCGACCTGGCGGTGTCGTATCCGGGCCGCGACGTGTTCCGCGGGGTGGACCTCACGCTGCGCGGCGGCGAGTTCGTCGGCCTGCTCGGGCCCAACGGCGCGGGCAAGACCACCCTCATGCGTGCGGTGCTAGGCCTTATCCCCGCTGACGCGGGGACGGTCTCCGCCGGCAGGCGCCCGGTGCGCAAGGTGGTGGGGTACGTGCCGCAGGCGCACAACGTGGCCTGGGATTTCCCCATCGACGTCTACGACGCCACGCTCAACGCCACCCTGGGCCAGCGCCCGTGGTGGCAACGCGCTGGCGAGCGCGAGCACCGCGCCGCCGAGCGAGCTTTGGAAATGGTCAACCTGACCGACCTGGCCGCGCGCCCAATCCACGACCTGTCCGGCGGCCAGCGCCAGCGTGTGCTCATCGCGCGCGCCCTGGTGCGGCGGCCGGGCATGCTGCTTCTCGACGAACCGTTTACCGGCCTGGACATCCCCACCACCGAGCACCTGCTGCGGCTGTTCCGCCGCCTGGTGGACCGGGGACTCGGCGTGGTCATGTCCACCCACAACATCGCCGAGGCCATCGATTCCTGCGACCGCTTGGTGCTGTTCAACCGTGGTGTTGTCGCCGATGCCGCGACGCATGAGCTTAACGATGACGCCCCGTGGACCCGCACCTTCTCCGTCGACGAGGATTCGCCGTGGCTGCGCGGCGTGCGAGCGCATTTGGAGGCTGTCCGTGCCTGA
- a CDS encoding anchored repeat-type ABC transporter permease subunit, with protein MANPQLAFLPRALAAAVIAAVLCAVVGCFVVLRGMAFIGDAVAHAVFPGIAVAFAWQVSVLLGGAVAGAIVAVLIAVMSQRRTIKEDSVIGIVFTAAFAFGLVVISRAEGYTASVSSFLFGSLTGVSSATLAIHAVAGALIVAVVVALRPWLTAVALDRETARAMNLPVAGLDLALYLCVTFAVVLAVQTVGNILVVALLITPAAAARLFTDKLGAMMCIAAAFGVAGSVAGVWLAWSYDSPTGATIVLSVTVIFALSWLFAPKRGALAGWLQGVKR; from the coding sequence ATGGCCAACCCCCAGCTGGCGTTTCTGCCGCGCGCGCTGGCGGCCGCGGTAATCGCGGCGGTGCTGTGCGCGGTGGTGGGCTGTTTTGTGGTGCTGCGCGGCATGGCCTTTATCGGCGACGCGGTGGCGCACGCCGTCTTTCCGGGCATCGCGGTGGCGTTTGCGTGGCAGGTCTCTGTGTTGTTGGGCGGGGCGGTGGCCGGTGCGATTGTCGCTGTGCTGATCGCGGTGATGTCGCAGCGGCGCACGATCAAAGAGGACTCGGTGATCGGCATCGTGTTCACCGCCGCGTTCGCTTTCGGCTTGGTGGTGATCTCCAGGGCGGAGGGCTACACCGCCTCCGTCAGCTCGTTCCTGTTCGGCTCGCTGACAGGCGTCAGCTCCGCCACACTGGCCATCCACGCCGTCGCCGGCGCGTTGATCGTGGCCGTGGTGGTGGCGCTTCGCCCGTGGCTGACGGCGGTGGCACTGGACCGGGAGACCGCCCGCGCGATGAACCTGCCGGTCGCCGGCCTGGATCTGGCGCTGTACCTGTGCGTGACCTTCGCGGTGGTGCTGGCTGTGCAGACGGTGGGCAACATCCTGGTGGTGGCGCTGCTGATCACCCCGGCCGCCGCGGCGCGGCTGTTTACGGACAAGCTGGGCGCGATGATGTGCATCGCCGCCGCGTTCGGCGTGGCCGGCAGCGTGGCGGGGGTGTGGCTGGCGTGGTCTTACGACTCGCCCACGGGCGCGACCATCGTTTTGTCCGTGACCGTCATCTTCGCGCTGAGCTGGCTGTTCGCCCCGAAGCGCGGTGCACTCGCTGGCTGGCTTCAGGGGGTGAAACGATGA
- a CDS encoding choice-of-anchor M domain-containing protein: MKRFVAAAAVVALTLAAAPLAQAAEHNPGDPGHSVELGKIDHPCAGRKLLYHSHNDALYGTYKNDKLTVMAVDGQQVTDQEKVCFRLAPDADADGNDVSTLTVPEDGSLDFLGEPGSTVWAAPQSADWTDSWRPIWSGLGAFDPAHEAGEIPDNFVDDVVHFDLVDMDGPGDVNVFFSSRVGDPERLFSSAEEDMRTITYDVGGHGHFTWTFSEPGIYEMTWQGRAELDGGGTERSEPVTQYWLVGDDATVGLPEGTTTDLRTPKSAEETASPTATAPTSTAPTTTAPTSTAPTTTAPTSNTTTSAPPTTSRAPKQTTSRPAAAADKRTLIEAGHMDMALAAEGSQLSAMLIDDSDPHNQAKRESGSFVFAVPDAARKTLPDSARGSFPGEPETMWILPQAQEKGLPWLGFSTTRVGANALADGSKIDVSMRDVNGPGRIFTWHEDLQGLRIELDSADENKTLKYPVNAHDHQGFGFTDPGVYTATFAFRGTAASGEEFTKELVATFAVGDEAVTAARDGNLEADAGAGGGGKLTLPDALASGLRSLEKEIKKAGDTLAPLARKKDAPQTSSAAPTPAAPAPAAPAAPATAAAPPAAPPQRPATDAASAAQPKQDRAAQPAPQRSQRQAQSSGSSGSASRQSRSDGSSSGSASGKSSAKSSGSSPTSERATEHALATQAAAPSSTGGAASGAAGGGIHSSLDSSDTSGQQPQNEPQDNSATAGGFWAGLAIGVGVMALLGGCVLFVAAARLLKKVERSS; this comes from the coding sequence ATGAAGCGATTCGTTGCAGCAGCAGCCGTAGTGGCGCTCACGCTCGCGGCCGCGCCGCTTGCGCAGGCCGCGGAGCACAACCCCGGCGACCCGGGCCACAGCGTGGAACTGGGGAAGATCGACCACCCATGCGCTGGGCGCAAACTGCTCTACCACTCCCACAACGACGCGCTCTACGGCACCTACAAAAACGACAAGCTCACCGTGATGGCGGTGGACGGCCAGCAGGTCACCGACCAGGAAAAGGTCTGCTTCCGCCTTGCCCCGGACGCCGACGCCGACGGCAACGACGTGTCCACCTTGACCGTGCCTGAGGACGGCTCCCTGGACTTCCTCGGCGAGCCCGGCAGCACCGTGTGGGCCGCGCCGCAGTCCGCGGACTGGACCGACAGCTGGCGGCCCATCTGGTCTGGCCTGGGCGCCTTCGACCCCGCGCACGAGGCGGGCGAGATCCCGGATAACTTCGTCGACGACGTCGTGCACTTCGACCTGGTGGACATGGACGGCCCCGGCGACGTCAACGTGTTTTTCTCCTCGCGCGTGGGCGATCCGGAGCGGCTGTTTAGCTCCGCCGAGGAGGACATGCGCACCATCACCTACGACGTCGGCGGCCACGGCCACTTCACCTGGACGTTTTCTGAACCGGGCATCTACGAAATGACCTGGCAGGGCCGCGCCGAGCTCGACGGCGGCGGCACGGAGCGCTCCGAGCCGGTGACCCAGTACTGGCTCGTCGGCGACGACGCCACCGTCGGCCTGCCCGAGGGCACCACCACCGATCTGCGCACCCCGAAGTCTGCGGAGGAGACCGCCTCGCCGACCGCGACTGCGCCGACCTCGACTGCGCCGACGACGACTGCGCCGACCTCGACTGCGCCGACGACGACTGCGCCGACGTCGAACACCACCACTTCAGCGCCGCCCACCACTTCGCGCGCGCCGAAGCAGACCACGTCGCGCCCGGCGGCAGCGGCGGACAAGCGCACGCTCATCGAGGCGGGCCACATGGATATGGCGTTGGCGGCCGAAGGGTCGCAGTTAAGCGCCATGCTTATCGACGACTCCGACCCCCACAACCAGGCCAAACGCGAATCCGGCTCGTTCGTGTTCGCCGTGCCGGACGCGGCGCGCAAAACTCTGCCGGACAGCGCGCGAGGCAGCTTCCCCGGTGAGCCCGAGACGATGTGGATCCTGCCGCAGGCGCAGGAAAAGGGCCTGCCGTGGCTGGGCTTTTCCACCACCCGCGTCGGTGCGAACGCGCTGGCAGACGGCTCAAAGATCGATGTGAGCATGCGCGACGTCAACGGTCCTGGGCGAATCTTTACCTGGCACGAGGACCTGCAGGGGCTGCGCATCGAGCTCGACTCCGCAGACGAGAACAAGACGCTGAAGTACCCCGTCAACGCCCACGACCACCAGGGCTTCGGATTCACCGACCCCGGCGTGTACACCGCCACCTTTGCCTTCCGCGGCACTGCGGCGTCCGGCGAGGAGTTTACAAAGGAGCTCGTGGCCACCTTCGCCGTCGGCGACGAGGCTGTCACCGCGGCGCGCGATGGCAACTTGGAGGCCGACGCTGGTGCAGGTGGCGGCGGCAAGCTCACGCTTCCCGACGCTTTAGCCTCCGGCCTGCGCTCCCTGGAAAAGGAGATCAAAAAGGCCGGCGACACCCTCGCCCCGCTCGCACGGAAGAAGGACGCCCCGCAGACGTCCTCGGCCGCTCCGACGCCGGCAGCCCCGGCACCGGCAGCCCCGGCAGCTCCGGCAACGGCGGCTGCGCCTCCCGCTGCACCGCCGCAGCGCCCGGCAACCGATGCGGCCTCGGCCGCGCAGCCAAAGCAGGATCGGGCAGCCCAGCCCGCCCCGCAGCGCTCGCAGCGTCAGGCCCAATCCTCCGGCAGCAGCGGGAGCGCGTCGCGGCAGTCGCGTTCTGACGGCAGCTCGTCCGGTTCCGCGTCCGGCAAGTCCAGCGCGAAGTCCTCGGGGTCGTCGCCTACCTCCGAGCGGGCCACGGAACATGCGCTGGCAACCCAAGCTGCAGCGCCGAGCAGCACCGGCGGTGCGGCGAGTGGTGCGGCTGGCGGCGGCATCCATTCGTCTTTGGACTCCAGCGACACCAGCGGCCAGCAGCCGCAAAACGAGCCGCAAGACAACTCCGCTACGGCGGGCGGGTTCTGGGCGGGCCTTGCCATCGGCGTCGGTGTCATGGCGCTGCTCGGCGGGTGCGTGCTGTTCGTCGCGGCGGCGCGGTTGTTGAAGAAGGTGGAGCGGAGCTCGTAG
- a CDS encoding colicin E3/pyocin S6 family cytotoxin yields MRAVRRGGAVVEEGGAELVVEQGLLVEYDPLHGHVEGNNLRGRHIGVFDAVTAGRIGDAVRGRRIDV; encoded by the coding sequence GTGCGTGCTGTTCGTCGCGGCGGCGCGGTTGTTGAAGAAGGTGGAGCGGAGCTCGTAGTAGAGCAGGGACTCCTTGTTGAGTACGACCCTTTACACGGCCACGTCGAGGGCAATAACCTGCGAGGGAGACATATTGGAGTGTTTGATGCCGTAACAGCAGGAAGAATCGGAGATGCAGTGAGGGGGAGACGGATCGATGTTTAA
- the rplJ gene encoding 50S ribosomal protein L10 has translation MANPKNTADLAALKEKFAEADSLVLTEYRGLTVGQLQQLRGDMGFDVEYHVAKNTLIKIAANEQGIEGLDDLLTGPTAVAFIKGDAAVDAAKVMKKFNKDHDAFVIKGGYMDGNVLDASQIDALAEMDNRETTLAKIAGAFEGSLAKAAGLFQAPASKTARLVAALQDKQEAA, from the coding sequence ATGGCAAACCCGAAGAACACTGCGGACCTTGCAGCTCTGAAGGAGAAGTTCGCTGAGGCGGATTCCCTCGTGCTGACTGAGTACCGTGGCCTGACCGTCGGCCAGCTCCAGCAGCTGCGCGGCGATATGGGCTTCGATGTCGAGTACCACGTCGCCAAGAACACCCTCATCAAGATCGCTGCGAACGAGCAGGGCATCGAGGGTCTCGATGATCTTCTCACCGGCCCGACCGCCGTCGCGTTCATCAAGGGCGACGCTGCTGTCGACGCTGCGAAGGTGATGAAGAAGTTCAACAAGGACCACGACGCGTTCGTGATCAAGGGCGGCTACATGGACGGCAACGTCCTGGACGCTTCCCAGATCGACGCTCTGGCCGAGATGGACAACCGCGAGACCACCCTGGCCAAGATCGCTGGCGCATTCGAGGGCTCTCTGGCAAAGGCAGCCGGCCTGTTCCAGGCTCCGGCATCCAAGACGGCCCGCCTTGTCGCTGCACTGCAGGACAAGCAGGAAGCCGCATAA
- the rplL gene encoding 50S ribosomal protein L7/L12: MAKLTKDELIEQFKEMTLIELSEFLKEFEEVFDVTAAAPVAAVAAGAPAAGGEAAAEEKDEFDVVLEDAGDKKIGVIKVVRELVPGLGLKDAKEMVEGAPKAILEGANKDDAEAAKTKLEEAGAKVTLK; this comes from the coding sequence ATGGCTAAGCTCACCAAGGACGAGCTCATCGAGCAGTTCAAGGAAATGACCCTCATCGAGCTCTCCGAGTTCCTGAAGGAGTTCGAGGAGGTCTTCGACGTGACCGCAGCTGCTCCGGTTGCTGCTGTCGCTGCAGGCGCTCCGGCCGCTGGCGGCGAGGCTGCCGCTGAGGAGAAGGACGAGTTCGACGTCGTTCTCGAGGACGCTGGCGACAAGAAGATCGGCGTGATCAAGGTTGTCCGCGAGCTGGTTCCGGGCCTTGGCCTGAAGGACGCCAAGGAAATGGTCGAGGGTGCCCCGAAGGCAATCCTCGAGGGCGCCAACAAGGACGACGCCGAGGCTGCCAAGACCAAGCTCGAGGAGGCTGGTGCAAAGGTCACCCTCAAGTAA
- a CDS encoding DUF1877 family protein encodes MIIPFYVAFSQDEYEQAQASEAESRRDTITEALETSNRPVADIDQFFGGVVEELKASLDEETANSIVFGAADWDGENLTDGMRINTPDQVGSFAEALESVEPEDFDSPDAVETLIEFYTAAAQRGDAVAVYFS; translated from the coding sequence ATGATCATTCCGTTTTATGTCGCATTTAGCCAGGACGAATACGAGCAAGCGCAAGCGTCCGAAGCAGAGTCACGCCGGGACACGATCACGGAGGCGCTTGAGACGTCGAACCGTCCGGTGGCGGATATTGACCAGTTCTTCGGCGGTGTTGTCGAGGAATTGAAAGCCAGCCTTGATGAGGAAACTGCCAACAGCATCGTCTTCGGCGCCGCGGATTGGGACGGCGAAAACCTGACCGACGGGATGCGCATCAACACGCCAGACCAGGTAGGCAGCTTCGCCGAGGCGTTGGAGAGCGTTGAGCCGGAGGACTTCGACTCTCCCGACGCCGTGGAAACACTCATCGAGTTCTACACAGCAGCAGCGCAGCGTGGCGACGCCGTTGCGGTGTACTTCAGCTAG
- a CDS encoding SMI1/KNR4 family protein — MPDWVPSEYREFFDSYNSFNFEHGEWLYPEIPPGDPLSIKSILSSVREEAEAFGDDPDAWFPVAIVGDGAYAVYHRNDDGSVEFGRYHFWDRQYLDGPYPSMAEWMRTYGVEL; from the coding sequence GTGCCTGATTGGGTGCCGTCCGAGTACCGCGAATTTTTCGACTCGTACAACTCGTTCAATTTCGAACACGGCGAGTGGCTCTATCCGGAGATTCCGCCGGGTGATCCTTTGAGTATCAAGTCGATCCTGAGCAGTGTCCGCGAGGAAGCCGAGGCGTTCGGAGACGACCCTGACGCCTGGTTCCCGGTCGCGATCGTTGGTGATGGCGCGTACGCCGTGTACCACCGCAACGACGACGGTTCGGTCGAGTTTGGCCGCTACCACTTCTGGGACAGGCAGTACCTGGACGGGCCGTATCCCAGCATGGCCGAGTGGATGCGCACCTACGGGGTGGAGCTGTAG
- a CDS encoding DUF3068 domain-containing protein: MLPTSRILSVLLAGVGAALVVAGLLAPSVLLSGNRLPLALGEATWTITDPNGTREGEAAPVTRQLHMEIQEPSDGDTASVRVGDTLRAGESGSDFNDLLTASTWSYAVDRVSGAAQGPAEALMVMGMPATQVPIDGAWLTFPAPAPQDTVQVFDAVLRGAAPAEFAGEEEIAGRTVYRYTQRIAPTNVAMRYADPRNTLTLEDDNGEPQRTFLHHAAEREILVDQETGVVVGIDEKVDDYYADAEGNGVKNVVTYDGVMDRQDVEKLVRKVDDAQTAAADRGLWRVLAWVGAALTLAGLAGALRPGRAARRD; encoded by the coding sequence ATGCTGCCCACTTCCCGCATTCTTTCCGTGCTACTCGCCGGCGTCGGTGCTGCGCTGGTGGTGGCGGGGCTGCTGGCGCCGAGCGTGCTGCTTTCCGGCAACCGCCTGCCGTTGGCGCTGGGGGAGGCCACGTGGACCATCACGGACCCGAACGGCACCCGCGAGGGCGAGGCGGCGCCGGTGACGCGCCAGCTGCACATGGAGATCCAGGAGCCGTCCGACGGTGACACGGCGAGCGTGCGCGTGGGCGACACGCTGCGGGCGGGGGAGTCCGGTTCCGACTTCAATGACCTGCTCACGGCGTCGACGTGGTCGTACGCCGTGGACCGCGTTTCAGGTGCCGCGCAAGGCCCGGCGGAGGCGCTGATGGTCATGGGCATGCCCGCAACACAGGTGCCTATCGACGGCGCGTGGTTGACCTTCCCCGCCCCCGCGCCGCAGGACACCGTCCAGGTCTTCGACGCGGTGCTGCGTGGCGCGGCGCCTGCGGAGTTTGCCGGTGAAGAGGAGATCGCCGGGCGTACGGTGTACCGCTATACCCAACGCATCGCGCCGACGAACGTGGCCATGCGCTACGCCGACCCGCGCAACACGCTCACGCTCGAGGACGACAACGGCGAGCCGCAGCGCACCTTCCTGCACCACGCCGCCGAGCGCGAAATCCTGGTGGATCAGGAAACCGGCGTGGTCGTGGGCATCGACGAGAAGGTGGACGACTACTACGCCGACGCAGAAGGCAACGGCGTGAAGAACGTGGTCACCTATGACGGGGTGATGGACCGGCAGGACGTCGAGAAGCTTGTGCGCAAAGTGGATGATGCGCAGACCGCCGCCGCGGACCGCGGGCTGTGGCGCGTGCTGGCCTGGGTCGGTGCGGCGCTGACCCTTGCGGGCCTGGCGGGCGCGCTGCGGCCGGGGCGTGCGGCGCGTCGCGATTGA